Part of the Patescibacteria group bacterium genome is shown below.
TCAACTCCCCTGTGGCCCCCAGAACTTTTGTTGAAAGAAATTTTCACTTTTCCAAACGGAATATCTAAGTCATCATGAATGACTGCCAAGTTGACCGCTTCAACCATTTTTTGTTTTCCCTTGCCGGTGGTTTTAAATTTTAAATCCTTGCACTTCTTCACCGCGTCACCTGACTTGTTCATGAAGGTTTCAGGTTCGATGAGCATGACAGCTGATGTACCGACTTTGCCAGAAGAAATCAAAGCTTTGGTTTTAAAATCAGTTTCCCAATCGGACAAATTTTCAGCCACGCGAAAAGCCTCGAGAAAAATTCTTCCAGTGTTGTGACGGGTATTTTCGTATTCTGCACCGGGATTTCCGAGGCCGACAATGATGTAAGACATGGAAACAAGTATAGAGTATGGGGTATAAAGTATCAAGCGGGAAGACAGATCACGGAACACGGACCACAGAACATTAAAGCCGGCGCACTTCGCGCGCCGGCCTCTGTTCCCTCTTTTTTATGTTCCATGTTCTATGTTTCGTGTTCTGTGAGATATTCGGGCGTATTCCCCGCCATCCATTCAAAAAGTTGTCGCATCACATACAAAGCCCCAATCGTATTTTCGTATGGACCTTTTTCCATAATGGCAGCAAAAGCATATCGAGGGTGATCGTATGGGAAAAAACCCACAACCCATGAATTCACCAATTTTTTAGTTGTTCCAAGTTCAGCGGTTCCAGTTTTTGCGGCAAGCTCGACTTGTGAAATGTTCAAACCTTTTGAGGTTCCGACAAGTACTGATTGTCGCATGCCCTCCCGAACCACTTGCATTTGATCTTCAGTAAATGGTAACACTTCGGCAGCCTTATCTGCTTCAACCTTGCTTGTTTGCAACAAAGTTGGACTTAAAAGTTTTCCTCCGTTGACCAAACTGGCAACTGCCCGAACCACTTGCGTCGGTGTCACCTGAAAACCATACTGACCAATCGCGGTGTGATACGTGTCTCCAATTCTCCAATCTTCTCCATTAAAATTTTCCTTTTTCCATTCCGGACTAGGAATCGTTCCATTTTTTTCCAAAAGCGGATTCCCGGGCAAGGTTTCTCCGAAACCAAAAAGTCGCATGTATTTTTCAATTTTGGCGATACCGAGACCAATCTGATTTTCAAATCCCCCGCCGATTTCGTAAAAATAAACGTCAGACGAAACCGCCAAGGCATCTCTCATGGCAACATACCCTTGCGGCCGCCAATCGTTAAACACACTTTTTTTAGTTGGATCAAATGGATTGGGAATAGAAATTGAACCGGTACTTAAAATAGTTTTGTTGGGATCAATAATATTTTCTTTCAGCGCCGCGAGCGCCACAAACGGCTTGACGATCGAGCCTGGCGTGTACAAACCGTCAGTCACCCGATTAAGAAAAGGCATATTCTTACTTTTGAAAAAATCGTTTATCTCTTTGGTGTTTGTGCGATCAGACATCACATTAGAATCATATTCAGGATAACTTACAGACGTTAAAATTTCGCCAGTGGTAACATCCATAATCACTCCCGCTCCACCTTGAAAGCCGATGCTATCCGCCGAGGCTTTCATAAGATCGTATAGTTTCTCACCGATTCTCACATCAATTGAAAGGTTGAGCGTCTGACCGTTTTCTGGAGGTTCGATCACGCTTTCAGTTTCAATT
Proteins encoded:
- the pth gene encoding aminoacyl-tRNA hydrolase, with amino-acid sequence MSYIIVGLGNPGAEYENTRHNTGRIFLEAFRVAENLSDWETDFKTKALISSGKVGTSAVMLIEPETFMNKSGDAVKKCKDLKFKTTGKGKQKMVEAVNLAVIHDDLDIPFGKVKISFNKSSGGHRGVESIMKAIKTESFVRVRVGISPVTPKGDLKKPKGEEAVDKHILGKFSPDQLATLKKLSKTLNESLHTLVVDGREMAMSQQSGL
- a CDS encoding penicillin-binding transpeptidase domain-containing protein, whose translation is MVFKKNLHQKNWNREIDPDEVLLDAKNLPDFDRSQFEGRLEKPISKKTIIGAGILFLIIFLVFSGKISMLQVAQGKQYALKSEQNSLRQTTIFPERGVVYDRNKVSLISNVSASTTNEYSQRKYASIDGLAHILGYIRYPSKDANGFYYQGHYEGMDGVEKMYESQISGKPGLKIIETNALGKIETESVIEPPENGQTLNLSIDVRIGEKLYDLMKASADSIGFQGGAGVIMDVTTGEILTSVSYPEYDSNVMSDRTNTKEINDFFKSKNMPFLNRVTDGLYTPGSIVKPFVALAALKENIIDPNKTILSTGSISIPNPFDPTKKSVFNDWRPQGYVAMRDALAVSSDVYFYEIGGGFENQIGLGIAKIEKYMRLFGFGETLPGNPLLEKNGTIPSPEWKKENFNGEDWRIGDTYHTAIGQYGFQVTPTQVVRAVASLVNGGKLLSPTLLQTSKVEADKAAEVLPFTEDQMQVVREGMRQSVLVGTSKGLNISQVELAAKTGTAELGTTKKLVNSWVVGFFPYDHPRYAFAAIMEKGPYENTIGALYVMRQLFEWMAGNTPEYLTEHET